Genomic DNA from Azospirillum brasilense:
ATCAAAAAGACCACCCTGGGCGACACAACGGCGCCGCGTGGCCGGCAAAGGAAGGATGTCCTGCCCGGAAAGTTGATCGACTCGCGGGATGCGGTTCTTGAACGATCAATCGGCAGCACCATTTGCGTGGCGTTCGGGTCCGGGCCCCTCTGACGGCTGAGGCGTCAGCCGTGATGTCGGACACCGCTTGAATTCACTGCAGACGCAGCGCAATCAAGTGGGTGTTGTTATGGATTCCCTTGTCACCCCCCTCTTTCTCGATGTCATGGGAAAGCCGGCGTGGGTCTGGCTGACCTTCGTCGGCCTCGTCCTGGCCTTGCTGGCCTTCGACCTCGGCATTCTCAACCGCCGCGACCGCGAGATCGGCGTGAAGGAAAGCCTTCGCCTCTCGGCCTTCTACATCGCCGTCGCCCTGCTGTTCGGCGGCTGGGTCTGGTGGTCGATGGGCGACGCCGCGGCCGCCCAGTACTACACGGGCTTCTTCATCGAAAAGAGCCTGTCGCTCGACAACGTGTTCGTCATATCGCTGATCTTCACCTACTTCGCGGTCCCGCGGGCCTACCAGCACCGCGTGCTGTTCTGGGGCATCCTGGGCGTGATCGTGATGCGCGGCCTGATGATCGCCGCGGGCGCCGCCCTGGTCAGCGAGTTCCACTGGGTGCTTTACGTCTTCGGCGCCTTCCTTCTGCTGACCGGCGTGAAGATGCTGTTCGCCGTGGACAAGGAGCCGGACCTCGCCGACAACCCGGCGCTGCGTTTCCTGAACCGGCATCTGCGCATCACCGACGGCTTCCGCGGCCAGAAATTCTTCGTGCGCGAGGCGGGGCCGGACGGGCGGACCGCGCTCTACGCCACCCCGCTGTTCCTGGCGCTGATGATGGTCGAGTTCGCCGACCTGATCTTCGCGGTGGACAGCGTGCCGGCGATCTTCGCCATCACCACAGACCCCTACATCATCTACACGAGCAACATCTTCGCCATCCTCGGCCTGCGCGCGCTCTACTTCGCGCTGGCGGCGATGGTCCACCGCTTCCGTTATTTGAAGTACGCGCTGGCGCTGGTGCTGGTCTTCATCGGCGGCAAGATCTTCTACGCGCAGCTCTTCGGCAAGCCGGACCCGCTGGTCTCGCTGGGCGTGACGCTGACCCTGATCGCGGGCGGCGTGGTCGTCTCGCTTCTCAAGACGCGCGGCGAGGGCAAGCGGCTGCCGGCGGAATGACCCCGGTCAGCCGGTGAAGCCCAGGCGCTTCAGGGCGGCGATGCTCTCCTTCGCGCTGGTGTGGAGGATGAAGTCGCCGCCCGCCTGGGTCCAGGGATCGCGGGCCTTCTCGCGGTCGTCCACCAGAACCGTGCCCGGCCCGCCGTGGCGGTGCTTGTCGCGGGCCATGCAGGTGATGACCCGCACGTGGGGTCCCAGCATGTGGGCGACCCAGCGCCGCTTCTGCTCCGGCGCCCAGGAGCCGAGCGGCAGGCCGGTCAGGATGGTCGGCGCGTAAGGCTCGCAGAATTGCCAGAGATCCTGCGCGTCGTGCATGAAATTCAGCGTGCCGAAGAAGTCCGGGTGGCGCGACAACTCCCGCCACATGACCTTCATCGGGATCTCCTCCGGGCGTTTGCCGGTGACCGCCTTCACGCCGCGGTCGAAGTCGGCGAGAACGCCATCGAGGTCGAGGAACAGCTTGGGTCTCGGCATCGTCTTCCTTGGAATTGTCCGTCCAACGCCGGGCGGACGGGACCGAAGAATACCGGTTGCACGGAACCTTCGCCAGCCGGTCGGGTTGCACCCGAAGGCATAGGCGCACGGCTTCGGTGCGGCAGGGGGTACGGATGACGGTCATAGGCATTTCAGGATCTTACGGCGGCCTGAATCTGGGTGATGAGGCGATCCTCACCTCGGCCATCCAGCAGCTCCGCACCACGGTGCCGGGGGTCGAGGTGGTCGTCTTCTCCCGAAACGCCGCTCATACCCGCGCGAACCACACGGTGGACCGCGTCCTGAATCCGCGGGAAGCCATGAAGGACGAGATCACCCCGGAGGTCGAGCGGCTCGACCTGCTGCTCCTTGGCGGCGGCGGCATCCTCTATGACAGCGAGGCGCAGACCTACCTGCGCGAGGTCACCATCGCGCAGAGGCTGGGCGTGCCCACCTACACCTTCGCCATCGGCGTCGGCCCGCTGAGGGACCGGGTGGAGCGCGACGCGGTGCGCGAGGG
This window encodes:
- a CDS encoding TerC family protein, encoding MDSLVTPLFLDVMGKPAWVWLTFVGLVLALLAFDLGILNRRDREIGVKESLRLSAFYIAVALLFGGWVWWSMGDAAAAQYYTGFFIEKSLSLDNVFVISLIFTYFAVPRAYQHRVLFWGILGVIVMRGLMIAAGAALVSEFHWVLYVFGAFLLLTGVKMLFAVDKEPDLADNPALRFLNRHLRITDGFRGQKFFVREAGPDGRTALYATPLFLALMMVEFADLIFAVDSVPAIFAITTDPYIIYTSNIFAILGLRALYFALAAMVHRFRYLKYALALVLVFIGGKIFYAQLFGKPDPLVSLGVTLTLIAGGVVVSLLKTRGEGKRLPAE